From one Perca flavescens isolate YP-PL-M2 chromosome 4, PFLA_1.0, whole genome shotgun sequence genomic stretch:
- the LOC114553808 gene encoding EEF1A lysine methyltransferase 3 — MTCAGDEDDPFPVGDGLFAETFSQDTVYTLVGQELKIRQVFGANLGVAAAVWEAALHLCRYFEEQSVELRGKRIIELGAGTGVVGILAARLGGVVTLTDLPLALPQLQANISANMPSSGWPTSLPTVLPLSWGEDHMNFSSDWDLVLCADIIYLPETYPLLVETLAHLCKNGAVVYLSSKMRKEHKTPGFFEECLPSRFNVELVHYDGNQNINIYRASLRKEQ, encoded by the exons ATGACTTGTGCAGGCGATGAAGACGATCCGTTCCCTGTTGGTGACGGTCTGTTTGCGGAAACATTTTCTCAAGACACCGTATACACTTTAGTCGGCCAAGAGCTAAAGATAAGACAGGTGTTCGGTGCCAACCTCGGCGTAGCTGCCGCGGTCTGGGAAGCT GCGCTACACTTGTGTCGTTACTTCGAGGAGCAGTCGGTGGAGTTGAGAGGAAAGCGCATCATAGAGCTGGGAGCAGGGACTGGTGTGGTTGGTATCTTGGCAGCACGCCTcg GTGGAGTCGTGACCCTCACAGACCTTCCTTTGGCTCTTCCCCAACTTCAGGCTAACATCTCTGCTAACATGCCATCCAGTGGTTGGCCTACCAGCCTTCCCACCGTTCTCCCTCTGTCCTGGGGTGAGGACCACATGAACTTCTCTTCTGACTGGGATCTGGTGCTCTGTGCAGATATAATTTACCTCCCAGAGACTTATCCACTGCTAGTGGAGACACTAGCCCATTTGTGCAAGAACGGAGCCGTGGTATATCTCTCATCCAAAATGCGAAAAGAGCATAAGACTCCAGGTTTCTTTGAGGAATGTCTGCCAAGCAGATTTAATGTGGAGCTTGTTCACTATGATGGCAATCAAAACATTAACATCTACAGGGCATCTTTGAGGAAAGAGCAGTGA
- the stx16 gene encoding syntaxin-16 isoform X4 has translation MATRRLTDAFLLMRNNAIQNRQILAEQLADDRMALVSGLSLDPEAAIGVTKKLPPKWVEWVNEIQYEITRVRQKMKDLALLHDKHMNRPTLDDSSEEEHAIEITTQEITQMFHRCQRAVTGLHSRCGHCTEQEEKLLRNVVSSIAQSLQDLSTNFRHTQSGYLKRMKNREERSKHFFDSGPLMEEDEDLAVYDKGFTDDQLMLVEQNTVMVEEREREIRQIVQSISDLNEIFRDLAGMVVEQGTVLDRIDFNVEQSCVKTEEGMKQLQKAEQYQKKNRKMLVILILFIIVIVLIIILFGTKF, from the exons ATGGCCACTAGGCGTCTGACCGATGCCTTCTTGTTAATGCGGAACAATGCAATCCAAAACCGGCAGATATTGGCTGAGCAA ttggCTGATGATCGAATGGCCCTGGTGTCAGGCCTTAGTCTGGATCCTGAAGCAGCCATTGGAGTCACCAAGAAACTGCCCCCCAAATGGGTAGAGTGGGTTAATGAG ATCCAGTACGAAATCACACGGGTTCGGCAGAAAATGAAAGATCTGGCCTTACTTCATGACAAGCATATGAATCGACCCACACTTGATGACAGTAGTGAGGAAGAGCATGCCATAGAAATCACTACTCAGGAGATCACACAG ATGTTTCACCGATGCCAGCGAGCTGTGACAGGTCTGCATTCTCGTTGTGGCCACTGTACCGAACAGGAGGAGAAGCTACTGCGAAACGTGGTCTCGTCCATAGCACAGAGCCTGCAGGATCTGTCCACCAATTTCAGGCACACACAGTCCGGCTATCTAAAAC GTATGAAGAATCGTGAGGAGAGATCAAAGCACTTTTTTGACTCTGGACCCCTAATGGAAGAGGATGAAGATTTAGCTGTATATGACAAG GGGTTCACAGACGACCAGTTGATGCTGGTTGAACAGAACACCGTTATGGTGGAAGAACGAGAGCGGGAAATCCGACAAATAGTGCAGTCCATCTCAGATCTGAATGAGATTTTCCGGGACTTGGCTGGAATGGTGGTGGAACAG GGTACCGTTCTTGACAGAATTGACTTCAATGTGGAGCAGTCTTGTGTGAAAACGGAAGAAGGAATGAAACAGTTACAAAAG GCGGAACAGTATCAGAAGAAGAACAGAAAGATGCTGGTCATTTTGATCCTCTTCATCATAGTCATCGTTctaattattattctttttggaACAAAGTTTTAA
- the stx16 gene encoding syntaxin-16 isoform X3, with protein sequence MATRRLTDAFLLMRNNAIQNRQILAEQELDELADDRMALVSGLSLDPEAAIGVTKKLPPKWVEWVNEIQYEITRVRQKMKDLALLHDKHMNRPTLDDSSEEEHAIEITTQEITQMFHRCQRAVTGLHSRCGHCTEQEEKLLRNVVSSIAQSLQDLSTNFRHTQSGYLKRMKNREERSKHFFDSGPLMEEDEDLAVYDKGFTDDQLMLVEQNTVMVEEREREIRQIVQSISDLNEIFRDLAGMVVEQGTVLDRIDFNVEQSCVKTEEGMKQLQKAEQYQKKNRKMLVILILFIIVIVLIIILFGTKF encoded by the exons ATGGCCACTAGGCGTCTGACCGATGCCTTCTTGTTAATGCGGAACAATGCAATCCAAAACCGGCAGATATTGGCTGAGCAA GAGCTTGATGAG ttggCTGATGATCGAATGGCCCTGGTGTCAGGCCTTAGTCTGGATCCTGAAGCAGCCATTGGAGTCACCAAGAAACTGCCCCCCAAATGGGTAGAGTGGGTTAATGAG ATCCAGTACGAAATCACACGGGTTCGGCAGAAAATGAAAGATCTGGCCTTACTTCATGACAAGCATATGAATCGACCCACACTTGATGACAGTAGTGAGGAAGAGCATGCCATAGAAATCACTACTCAGGAGATCACACAG ATGTTTCACCGATGCCAGCGAGCTGTGACAGGTCTGCATTCTCGTTGTGGCCACTGTACCGAACAGGAGGAGAAGCTACTGCGAAACGTGGTCTCGTCCATAGCACAGAGCCTGCAGGATCTGTCCACCAATTTCAGGCACACACAGTCCGGCTATCTAAAAC GTATGAAGAATCGTGAGGAGAGATCAAAGCACTTTTTTGACTCTGGACCCCTAATGGAAGAGGATGAAGATTTAGCTGTATATGACAAG GGGTTCACAGACGACCAGTTGATGCTGGTTGAACAGAACACCGTTATGGTGGAAGAACGAGAGCGGGAAATCCGACAAATAGTGCAGTCCATCTCAGATCTGAATGAGATTTTCCGGGACTTGGCTGGAATGGTGGTGGAACAG GGTACCGTTCTTGACAGAATTGACTTCAATGTGGAGCAGTCTTGTGTGAAAACGGAAGAAGGAATGAAACAGTTACAAAAG GCGGAACAGTATCAGAAGAAGAACAGAAAGATGCTGGTCATTTTGATCCTCTTCATCATAGTCATCGTTctaattattattctttttggaACAAAGTTTTAA
- the stx16 gene encoding syntaxin-16 isoform X1: MATRRLTDAFLLMRNNAIQNRQILAEQVSTYDPRLSTRSNAAELDELADDRMALVSGLSLDPEAAIGVTKKLPPKWVEWVNEIQYEITRVRQKMKDLALLHDKHMNRPTLDDSSEEEHAIEITTQEITQMFHRCQRAVTGLHSRCGHCTEQEEKLLRNVVSSIAQSLQDLSTNFRHTQSGYLKRMKNREERSKHFFDSGPLMEEDEDLAVYDKGFTDDQLMLVEQNTVMVEEREREIRQIVQSISDLNEIFRDLAGMVVEQGTVLDRIDFNVEQSCVKTEEGMKQLQKAEQYQKKNRKMLVILILFIIVIVLIIILFGTKF; the protein is encoded by the exons ATGGCCACTAGGCGTCTGACCGATGCCTTCTTGTTAATGCGGAACAATGCAATCCAAAACCGGCAGATATTGGCTGAGCAAGTGAGTACATACGACCCCCGTCTGAGTACACGTAGCAATGCTGCG GAGCTTGATGAG ttggCTGATGATCGAATGGCCCTGGTGTCAGGCCTTAGTCTGGATCCTGAAGCAGCCATTGGAGTCACCAAGAAACTGCCCCCCAAATGGGTAGAGTGGGTTAATGAG ATCCAGTACGAAATCACACGGGTTCGGCAGAAAATGAAAGATCTGGCCTTACTTCATGACAAGCATATGAATCGACCCACACTTGATGACAGTAGTGAGGAAGAGCATGCCATAGAAATCACTACTCAGGAGATCACACAG ATGTTTCACCGATGCCAGCGAGCTGTGACAGGTCTGCATTCTCGTTGTGGCCACTGTACCGAACAGGAGGAGAAGCTACTGCGAAACGTGGTCTCGTCCATAGCACAGAGCCTGCAGGATCTGTCCACCAATTTCAGGCACACACAGTCCGGCTATCTAAAAC GTATGAAGAATCGTGAGGAGAGATCAAAGCACTTTTTTGACTCTGGACCCCTAATGGAAGAGGATGAAGATTTAGCTGTATATGACAAG GGGTTCACAGACGACCAGTTGATGCTGGTTGAACAGAACACCGTTATGGTGGAAGAACGAGAGCGGGAAATCCGACAAATAGTGCAGTCCATCTCAGATCTGAATGAGATTTTCCGGGACTTGGCTGGAATGGTGGTGGAACAG GGTACCGTTCTTGACAGAATTGACTTCAATGTGGAGCAGTCTTGTGTGAAAACGGAAGAAGGAATGAAACAGTTACAAAAG GCGGAACAGTATCAGAAGAAGAACAGAAAGATGCTGGTCATTTTGATCCTCTTCATCATAGTCATCGTTctaattattattctttttggaACAAAGTTTTAA
- the stx16 gene encoding syntaxin-16 isoform X2, with protein sequence MATRRLTDAFLLMRNNAIQNRQILAEQVSTYDPRLSTRSNAALADDRMALVSGLSLDPEAAIGVTKKLPPKWVEWVNEIQYEITRVRQKMKDLALLHDKHMNRPTLDDSSEEEHAIEITTQEITQMFHRCQRAVTGLHSRCGHCTEQEEKLLRNVVSSIAQSLQDLSTNFRHTQSGYLKRMKNREERSKHFFDSGPLMEEDEDLAVYDKGFTDDQLMLVEQNTVMVEEREREIRQIVQSISDLNEIFRDLAGMVVEQGTVLDRIDFNVEQSCVKTEEGMKQLQKAEQYQKKNRKMLVILILFIIVIVLIIILFGTKF encoded by the exons ATGGCCACTAGGCGTCTGACCGATGCCTTCTTGTTAATGCGGAACAATGCAATCCAAAACCGGCAGATATTGGCTGAGCAAGTGAGTACATACGACCCCCGTCTGAGTACACGTAGCAATGCTGCG ttggCTGATGATCGAATGGCCCTGGTGTCAGGCCTTAGTCTGGATCCTGAAGCAGCCATTGGAGTCACCAAGAAACTGCCCCCCAAATGGGTAGAGTGGGTTAATGAG ATCCAGTACGAAATCACACGGGTTCGGCAGAAAATGAAAGATCTGGCCTTACTTCATGACAAGCATATGAATCGACCCACACTTGATGACAGTAGTGAGGAAGAGCATGCCATAGAAATCACTACTCAGGAGATCACACAG ATGTTTCACCGATGCCAGCGAGCTGTGACAGGTCTGCATTCTCGTTGTGGCCACTGTACCGAACAGGAGGAGAAGCTACTGCGAAACGTGGTCTCGTCCATAGCACAGAGCCTGCAGGATCTGTCCACCAATTTCAGGCACACACAGTCCGGCTATCTAAAAC GTATGAAGAATCGTGAGGAGAGATCAAAGCACTTTTTTGACTCTGGACCCCTAATGGAAGAGGATGAAGATTTAGCTGTATATGACAAG GGGTTCACAGACGACCAGTTGATGCTGGTTGAACAGAACACCGTTATGGTGGAAGAACGAGAGCGGGAAATCCGACAAATAGTGCAGTCCATCTCAGATCTGAATGAGATTTTCCGGGACTTGGCTGGAATGGTGGTGGAACAG GGTACCGTTCTTGACAGAATTGACTTCAATGTGGAGCAGTCTTGTGTGAAAACGGAAGAAGGAATGAAACAGTTACAAAAG GCGGAACAGTATCAGAAGAAGAACAGAAAGATGCTGGTCATTTTGATCCTCTTCATCATAGTCATCGTTctaattattattctttttggaACAAAGTTTTAA
- the dgkab gene encoding diacylglycerol kinase, alpha b isoform X2, with the protein MASSDDTEGSLTPVDFIQLQHYMEYSSLRVKDVIKEFHPGGRLAQHSNGECVDAVGFCLFLKTYLEVDDFPADFCQRLFRYFQHVEHGSTKSPLPKGGGVFLRDVSCYFSVLEEGQPREKLEFTFKLYDKDCNQLLDSSEVDRIITQMMRAADYLGWDVTELRPVLKDMMTAIDVDGSGTVTLEEWVKGGMTNVPLLVLLGLKMTERDGQHIWRMKHFNRPTYCNVCQSMLLGLGKQGLCCTCCKYTVHSQCANKNPEPCARTFVKSKSTIGVAAHDWIRADCNSSKCQVCHKKIKTVAGKRCVWCQEMRHDECLLSGLSSCDCGPLRDHILPPWAIYAVSKEEDTSLLNVTPDGHILQIVPIPDTHPLLVFVNPKSGGKQGQRVLRKFQYLLNPRQVYNLSNGGPAPGLHFFRNLREYRILVCGGDGTVGWLLDAIDKENLQVRPPVAVLPLGTGNDLARCLRWGGGYDGSDLREILKEIEASQLVLMDRWSIQVIPDDPQEAGDPVPFQIINNYFSIGVDASIAHRFHSMREKHPQRFNSRMKNKLWYFEFATTETISASCKKLKECLTIECCGRTLDLSSMSLEGIAVLNIPSMHGGSNLWGESKKPDCVPEVKHSEVITDPDLLKTISQDMSDERLEVVGLEGAIEMGQIYSGLKRAGHRLAQTYQITIRTIKALPMQIDGEPWMQPPCTIHITHKNQAKMLMAAPTKPTGFFNLK; encoded by the exons ATGGCCTCCTCTGACGATACAGAGGGGTCCTTGACTCCTGTGGATTTTATCCAGCTGCAGCATTACATGGAAT ACAGCAGTTTGAGGGTGAAAGATGTGATCAAGGAGTTTCACCCTGGGGGTCGGCTGGCCCAGCACAGCAATGGAGAG TGCGTCGATGCAGTgggtttctgtctctttctcaagACCTACCTAGAAGTGGATGACTTCCCTGCAGATTTCTGCCAACGCCTTTTTCGGTATTTTCAACATGTGGAGCATGGGTCCACAAAGAGCCCTCTGCCCAAAGGAG GTGGGGTCTTTCTTCGTGATGTGTCCTGTTACTTCTCAGTGCTGGAGGAAGGACAGCCACGGGAGAAGCTTGAAT ttaCTTTCAAACTTTATGATAAAGACTGCAACCAACTCCTGGACAGCTCA GAGGTGGATCGTATAATCACCCAGATGATGCGAGCTGCTGATTACCTGGGCTGGGACGTGACTGAACTCAGACCA GTGCTCAAAGACATGATGACAGCGATCGATGTGGATGGCAGTGGGACTGTCACTCTGGAGGAATGGGTGAAGGGAGGCATGACCAACGTGCCTTTACTTGTTCTGCTTGGACTGAAG ATGACAGAAAGGGATGGACAGCATATTTGGAGGATGAAGCACTTTAACAGGCCGACCTACTGCAATGTGTGTCAGAGCATGCTGCTCGGCCTCGGGAAGCAGGGACTCTGCTGCACCT GTTGCAAGTACACCGTCCACAGTCAGTGTGCCAACAAGAATCCCGAACCCTGCGCTCGTACTTTTGTTAAATCTAAATCGACGATTGgt GTAGCAGCTCACGACTGGATCAGAGCTGACTGTAACTCCTCCAAGTGTCAGGTCTGCCACAAGAAGATCAAAACTGTAGCGGGGAAGCGTTGTGTGTGGTGCCAGGAGATG CGTCATGATGAGTGTCTTTTGTCTGGCTTGTCGTCCTGTGATTGTGGGCCACTTAGAGATCATATACTGCCTCCGTGGGCCATATACGCTGTCTCAAAG GAGGAGGACACTAGCTTGTTAAACGTCACACCTGATGGCCACATCCTGCAG ATTGTCCCGATTCCAGACACCCACCCTCTGCTGGTGTTTGTGAACCCAAAAAGTGGAGGAAAGCAGGGTCAACG AGTGCTCAGGAAGTTTCAGTACCTGCTGAACCCACGTCAAGTGTACAACCTTTCCAACGGAGGTCCTGCACCAGG ACTACACTTCTTCCGCAACCTGCGTGAGTACAGGATCTTGGTGTGTGGAGGAGACGGCACCGTTGGGTGGCTACTGGATGCTATAG ACAAAGAAAACCTGCAGGTGCGTCCTCCAGTAGCTGTCCTGCCTCTGGGCACCGGGAATGACCTAGCTCGCTGTCTTCGCTGGGGAGGAG GCTACGATGGGTCAGACTTGagagagatcctgaaggagatcGAAGCTAGCCAGTTGGTTCTCATGGACCGCTGGAGCATCCAGGTGATACCAGACGACCCCCAAGAGGCAGGAGACCCTGTGCCCTTCCAGATCATTAACAACTACTTCTCTATTGGAGTG GATGCCTCTATCGCTCATCGCTTCCACTCCATGAGAGAGAAACACCCCCAGAGATTCAACAGCAG AATGAAGAACAAACTTTGGTATTTTGAGTTTGCGACTACTGAGACCATATCTGCGTCTTGCAAGAAGCTGAAGGAGTGTCTAACGATTGAG TGCTGTGGGAGGACACTGGACCTGAGCAGCATGTCTCTGGAGGGCATAGCTGTCCTCAACATACCCAGCATGCACGGAGGCTCCAACCTTTGGGGCGAGTCCAAGAAGCCTGATTGTGTGCCAGAGGTGAAGCACAGTGAGGTTATCACTGACCCTGACCTTTTAAAAACAATCTCTCAAG ATATGAGTGATGAGCGTTTGGAAGTGGTGGGGCTGGAAGGAGCCATAGAGATGGGACAGATCTACAGTGGACTGAAGAGAGCCGGGCACAGACTGGCACAGACTTACCAAATTACCATCAG GACAATCAAAGCCCTACCCATGCAAATTGATGGGGAGCCCTGGATGCAGCCTCcatgtact atCCACATAACTCACAAGAACCAAGCTAAAATGCTGATGGCTGCACCAACAAAACCAACTGGCTTCTTTAACCTCAAGTAA
- the dgkab gene encoding diacylglycerol kinase, alpha b isoform X1: MASSDDTEGSLTPVDFIQLQHYMEYSSLRVKDVIKEFHPGGRLAQHSNGECVDAVGFCLFLKTYLEVDDFPADFCQRLFRYFQHVEHGSTKSPLPKGGGVFLRDVSCYFSVLEEGQPREKLEFTFKLYDKDCNQLLDSSEVDRIITQMMRAADYLGWDVTELRPVLKDMMTAIDVDGSGTVTLEEWVKGGMTNVPLLVLLGLKMTERDGQHIWRMKHFNRPTYCNVCQSMLLGLGKQGLCCTCCKYTVHSQCANKNPEPCARTFVKSKSTIGCRNHNSQSVMDRNSELAKFRQLLPEVAAHDWIRADCNSSKCQVCHKKIKTVAGKRCVWCQEMRHDECLLSGLSSCDCGPLRDHILPPWAIYAVSKEEDTSLLNVTPDGHILQIVPIPDTHPLLVFVNPKSGGKQGQRVLRKFQYLLNPRQVYNLSNGGPAPGLHFFRNLREYRILVCGGDGTVGWLLDAIDKENLQVRPPVAVLPLGTGNDLARCLRWGGGYDGSDLREILKEIEASQLVLMDRWSIQVIPDDPQEAGDPVPFQIINNYFSIGVDASIAHRFHSMREKHPQRFNSRMKNKLWYFEFATTETISASCKKLKECLTIECCGRTLDLSSMSLEGIAVLNIPSMHGGSNLWGESKKPDCVPEVKHSEVITDPDLLKTISQDMSDERLEVVGLEGAIEMGQIYSGLKRAGHRLAQTYQITIRTIKALPMQIDGEPWMQPPCTIHITHKNQAKMLMAAPTKPTGFFNLK; the protein is encoded by the exons ATGGCCTCCTCTGACGATACAGAGGGGTCCTTGACTCCTGTGGATTTTATCCAGCTGCAGCATTACATGGAAT ACAGCAGTTTGAGGGTGAAAGATGTGATCAAGGAGTTTCACCCTGGGGGTCGGCTGGCCCAGCACAGCAATGGAGAG TGCGTCGATGCAGTgggtttctgtctctttctcaagACCTACCTAGAAGTGGATGACTTCCCTGCAGATTTCTGCCAACGCCTTTTTCGGTATTTTCAACATGTGGAGCATGGGTCCACAAAGAGCCCTCTGCCCAAAGGAG GTGGGGTCTTTCTTCGTGATGTGTCCTGTTACTTCTCAGTGCTGGAGGAAGGACAGCCACGGGAGAAGCTTGAAT ttaCTTTCAAACTTTATGATAAAGACTGCAACCAACTCCTGGACAGCTCA GAGGTGGATCGTATAATCACCCAGATGATGCGAGCTGCTGATTACCTGGGCTGGGACGTGACTGAACTCAGACCA GTGCTCAAAGACATGATGACAGCGATCGATGTGGATGGCAGTGGGACTGTCACTCTGGAGGAATGGGTGAAGGGAGGCATGACCAACGTGCCTTTACTTGTTCTGCTTGGACTGAAG ATGACAGAAAGGGATGGACAGCATATTTGGAGGATGAAGCACTTTAACAGGCCGACCTACTGCAATGTGTGTCAGAGCATGCTGCTCGGCCTCGGGAAGCAGGGACTCTGCTGCACCT GTTGCAAGTACACCGTCCACAGTCAGTGTGCCAACAAGAATCCCGAACCCTGCGCTCGTACTTTTGTTAAATCTAAATCGACGATTGgt TGTCGCAACCACAACTCACAATCTGTGATGGATCGCAACAGTGAACTGGCCAAGTTTCGTCAGCTGCTTCCGGAG GTAGCAGCTCACGACTGGATCAGAGCTGACTGTAACTCCTCCAAGTGTCAGGTCTGCCACAAGAAGATCAAAACTGTAGCGGGGAAGCGTTGTGTGTGGTGCCAGGAGATG CGTCATGATGAGTGTCTTTTGTCTGGCTTGTCGTCCTGTGATTGTGGGCCACTTAGAGATCATATACTGCCTCCGTGGGCCATATACGCTGTCTCAAAG GAGGAGGACACTAGCTTGTTAAACGTCACACCTGATGGCCACATCCTGCAG ATTGTCCCGATTCCAGACACCCACCCTCTGCTGGTGTTTGTGAACCCAAAAAGTGGAGGAAAGCAGGGTCAACG AGTGCTCAGGAAGTTTCAGTACCTGCTGAACCCACGTCAAGTGTACAACCTTTCCAACGGAGGTCCTGCACCAGG ACTACACTTCTTCCGCAACCTGCGTGAGTACAGGATCTTGGTGTGTGGAGGAGACGGCACCGTTGGGTGGCTACTGGATGCTATAG ACAAAGAAAACCTGCAGGTGCGTCCTCCAGTAGCTGTCCTGCCTCTGGGCACCGGGAATGACCTAGCTCGCTGTCTTCGCTGGGGAGGAG GCTACGATGGGTCAGACTTGagagagatcctgaaggagatcGAAGCTAGCCAGTTGGTTCTCATGGACCGCTGGAGCATCCAGGTGATACCAGACGACCCCCAAGAGGCAGGAGACCCTGTGCCCTTCCAGATCATTAACAACTACTTCTCTATTGGAGTG GATGCCTCTATCGCTCATCGCTTCCACTCCATGAGAGAGAAACACCCCCAGAGATTCAACAGCAG AATGAAGAACAAACTTTGGTATTTTGAGTTTGCGACTACTGAGACCATATCTGCGTCTTGCAAGAAGCTGAAGGAGTGTCTAACGATTGAG TGCTGTGGGAGGACACTGGACCTGAGCAGCATGTCTCTGGAGGGCATAGCTGTCCTCAACATACCCAGCATGCACGGAGGCTCCAACCTTTGGGGCGAGTCCAAGAAGCCTGATTGTGTGCCAGAGGTGAAGCACAGTGAGGTTATCACTGACCCTGACCTTTTAAAAACAATCTCTCAAG ATATGAGTGATGAGCGTTTGGAAGTGGTGGGGCTGGAAGGAGCCATAGAGATGGGACAGATCTACAGTGGACTGAAGAGAGCCGGGCACAGACTGGCACAGACTTACCAAATTACCATCAG GACAATCAAAGCCCTACCCATGCAAATTGATGGGGAGCCCTGGATGCAGCCTCcatgtact atCCACATAACTCACAAGAACCAAGCTAAAATGCTGATGGCTGCACCAACAAAACCAACTGGCTTCTTTAACCTCAAGTAA